The Arthrobacter sp. ERGS1:01 genome has a segment encoding these proteins:
- a CDS encoding recombinase family protein: MSKILIGYARVSTEAQDLTAQRDALAALGVDSERIYVDHGFTGTNKNRAGLREALAACRAGDTFVITKLDRLARSVRDAHEIADDLAKREVRLSIGGSIHDPTDPMGKLLFNVLAMISEFEADLIRMRTREGMKVAKAKGRLRGKQPKLSVKQENHLLELHAAGEHSKAELAELFSIGRSTVYRAIERGQRRTAEPVRS; the protein is encoded by the coding sequence ATGTCTAAAATTCTGATTGGCTACGCGCGCGTGTCCACCGAAGCGCAAGACCTCACCGCCCAGCGTGATGCCCTGGCTGCTCTTGGTGTTGATTCTGAACGGATCTATGTTGATCACGGCTTTACCGGTACCAACAAGAACCGCGCCGGACTCCGTGAAGCCCTGGCCGCATGCCGGGCCGGGGATACCTTCGTTATTACCAAGCTTGACCGCCTGGCCCGGTCCGTGAGGGATGCCCATGAAATTGCAGACGACCTCGCTAAACGGGAAGTAAGACTCAGCATCGGCGGTTCCATCCACGATCCCACCGATCCAATGGGCAAACTGCTGTTCAACGTCTTGGCAATGATTTCCGAGTTCGAAGCTGACCTTATCCGGATGCGCACCCGCGAAGGGATGAAGGTCGCCAAGGCCAAGGGCCGGCTCCGAGGGAAGCAACCCAAGCTTTCCGTCAAGCAGGAAAACCACCTCCTTGAACTGCACGCCGCCGGAGAGCACAGCAAGGCCGAGCTGGCCGAGCTTTTTTCCATCGGCCGTTCCACTGTCTACCGCGCCATTGAACGCGGACAACGAAGGACCGCCGAACCGGTACGTTCCTGA
- a CDS encoding PadR family transcriptional regulator, which translates to MEELQRLTAPTVDVLRVLLATSKPIWGLLIIKESGRVAGTVYPALERLEEAGWLSSYWEADSDRSGPRRRYYELTVDGVVAARRAVSKFDARPVRVVARPAGAQA; encoded by the coding sequence ATGGAAGAACTTCAGCGGTTAACCGCCCCCACCGTAGATGTGCTTCGCGTGCTTCTCGCGACGTCCAAGCCCATTTGGGGTCTTCTCATCATCAAGGAGAGCGGCCGTGTTGCCGGTACGGTGTATCCGGCGCTTGAAAGGCTCGAAGAGGCCGGCTGGCTGTCGTCGTATTGGGAGGCTGACTCCGACCGCAGCGGGCCGCGCCGCAGGTACTACGAGTTGACTGTGGACGGCGTAGTGGCTGCACGCCGGGCTGTTTCCAAGTTCGACGCCCGCCCCGTGCGCGTGGTGGCACGTCCGGCAGGAGCACAGGCATGA